One region of Pogona vitticeps strain Pit_001003342236 chromosome 1, PviZW2.1, whole genome shotgun sequence genomic DNA includes:
- the MAPK8IP1 gene encoding C-Jun-amino-terminal kinase-interacting protein 1 isoform X4, with amino-acid sequence MLQLDLIDAAGETPGEEGTAPEPIKKEPPPATMETYRPKRPTTLNLFPQVPRTQDTLNNNSLGKKHSWQERVSRSSSPLKTGEQTPPHDHVCLSDEVAHQNSTTSTKDRGTSTESPCRRTAATQIAPACVVSSRVPEKQQATNRPLPQNPTVVVVTRGPEAYRDRIRYQTDVRLEATEEIYLTPVQKNSDPLESEKPFMSQSSDNRMSISSDIDTSSYPQLTGKPNTSISEEDEVLDYLSSPDKMNSSRTVYNSSNGSYQPCNNIQRASVSSDTSALSYDSVKYTLVVDEDVQLELVSLKQCYSGYSDESDSATVYDNCVSSPYESAIGEEYEEDALKRDSVCLSEDSTPEADIHFSKKFLNVFMSGRSRSSSAESFGLFSCVINGEEQEQTHRAVFRFVPRHEDELELEVDDPLLVEVQAEDYWYEAYNMRTGDRGIFPAYYAIEVTKDPDHITDSSKTNDWVDQFRVKFLGSVQVPYHKGNDVLCAAMQKIATTRRLTVHFNPPSSCVLEISMRGVKIAVKNDDSKDPSKANKCSHFFQLKNISFCGYHPKNNKYFGFITKHPADHRFACHVFVSEESTKPLAESVGRAFHQFYKECVEYTCPTEDIYLE; translated from the exons GACACTTTGAATAACAACTCTCTGGGGAAAAAGCACAGTTGGCAGGAGCGAGTGTCCCGGTCATCATCCCCTCTGAAAACTG GTGAGCAGACACCTCCCCATGACCACGTTTGCCTGAGTGATGAGGTCGCTCACCAAAACAGCACAACCTCCACCAAAGATCGAGGCACATCTACGGAGAGCCCGTGCCGACGTACAGCTGCCACGCAGATTgcaccagcctgtgtggtctccTCCCGTGTGCCTGAGAAGCAGCAGGCTACCAACCGTCCCCTGCCACAGAATCCAACTGTTGTGGTAGTAACGAGAGGACCAGAAGCTTACCGGGATCGCATTCGTTACCAAACAGATGTGAGGCTAGAGGCTACCGAGGAGATTTATTTGACACCAGTTCAGAAGAATTCTGACCCTCTGGAGTCTGAGAAACCATTCATGTCACAGTCCAGTGACAACCGGATGTCTATCAGTTCTGACATAGACACTTCCAGCTACCCACAGCTGACAGGAAAACCCAACACATCAATTAGTGAGGAGGATGAGGTGCTGGACTATTTGTCCTCACCTGACAAAATGAATTCGTCAAGGACTGTATACAACAGCAGTAATGGTAGCTACCAGCCTTGCAACAACATTCAGAGGGCATCAGTGAGCTCTGACACCAGTGCACTCTCCTATGATTCAGTGAAATATACTCTGGTGGTAGATGAGGATGTGCAGCTGGAACTGGTTAGCCTGAAACAATGTTATTCAGGTTACAGTGACGAGAGTGATTCAGCCACTGTCTATGACAACTGTGTGTCTTCACCCTATGAATCAGCCATCGGGGAAGAATATGAGGAAGATGCCCTCAAACGTGACTCTGTCTGCCTTTCTGAGGATTCTACTCCTGAGGCAGACATCCATTTCTCCAAGAAGTTCCTCAATGTCTTCATGAGTGGCCGATCACGATCCTCCA GTGCTGAATCGTTTGGGCTCTTTTCTTGTGTTATCAAtggggaggagcaggagcagactCACCGAGCTGTCTTCAG attcgTGCCTCGTCATGAAGATGAACTGGAACTGGAAGTAGATGACCCTTTATTGGTGGAGGTTCAGGCAGAAGATTATTGGTACGAGGCCTATAATATGAGAACAGGTGATAGAGGCATCTTCCCTGCTTACTATGCGATTGAAGTCACCAAGGATCCAGATCACATCACAG ATTCAAGCAAGACCAATGATTGGGTGGACCAATTCCGTGTGAAATTCCTTGGCTCGGTCCAGGTTCCATATCACAAAGGCAATGACGTGCTGTGTGCAGCTATGCAGAAG aTAGCCACTACGCGCCGCCTCACTGTGCACTTTAACCCACCCTCCAGCTGTGTCCTGGAGATCAGCATGAGAGGAGTCAAGATTGCTGTGAAAAATGATGACTCTAAAGATCCCAGCAAG GCAAACAAATGTAGCCACTTCTTCCAGCTGAAGAACATTTCATTCTGTGGGTACCACCCAAAGAACAACAA atattttgggttTATCACTAAACACCCAGCTGACCACAGATTTGCGTGCCATGTCTTTGTTTCGGAGGAGTCGACAAAACCACTTGCAGAATCTGTAGG gagggCCTTTCATCAGTTCTACAAGGAATGTGTGGAATATACATGCCCCACAGAGGACATCTACTTAGAGTAG